Part of the Vigna angularis cultivar LongXiaoDou No.4 chromosome 1, ASM1680809v1, whole genome shotgun sequence genome, cttgaagaagtgctagaagaagaaaatttggaggacgcaaACCTGGTGGATGttgaagttaaagccgagccttagagcgctcgctcgtgtattttagttttgttaCGTTTACTttgtggacgttcggttatagtTTTGTAAAGCCGTTCGTCCCTGAACTCTTGTATGTTTTAAGCGTTCGTTATTTCTGTATCTTCTGGCCGTTCGGCTTTTAACGCTCGTTCGgttttgtaagactgcactgttttattagcttaatgtaattaattctgattatggtaatgactatattttgggatgttacaataaatctatattattaatttgaaatttcacCGTTGAtataatttgttgataaatgtCCCAATGagtttttttcttcctttctctaattttttcctttttcttcttttactttctcatttcctCCTCTCATTCTTATAGTGTCTTCATTGTTTCCACCTCCAATTCCTTTTTCTCctcttatttgtttttctattccttttattcctttttttctttcctttccttCTTCTCCACAGACATATTTACGTTGTCACATCATTCTCTTCCTCCTTTGTCTTCTCTTCTTTATTCTCTTATTGTTTTCACTCATCTTTCCTTAATATAAAAAGACATTCATCAAAATTTACATGAAAATTTTCACTCATTCTATCAACAAATttacccaaaaaaaaatattgatatataatagaaattataaataattgacaaaatttattgaaaaaagtCATCATTGAATACATCACTAATAAAATTGACAAACATATACATTACagaaaaaatattcatcaatacaatttttaatttatcaacaaGTTTTAGTAATGAATCAATTGTCAACAAAATctatcaataatttaaattttaaaattcattaataaaaatcattaataaatttaagtttatggacaaatttattttatgtgataAAAGTCTAtccataattattaaaatactcttagaaaaagttaatttaaaagattaatcgtaaTTGTTGATGTGTTCACGTTTGACATTGTTAAAACGGTTTAcatagtgattttttttatgtaattaacaTTTAGCAAAATTTAACTAAGAGTAGGTATTTAACTCTATGAGACTCACATAATTATACTTAGTGGGTTTGGTTCAAAGAATATTTGCACACAATGATATCAAAGAtgaaaatttttgttatatgaATAATCCATCAAGCTAATTGATTCAAAAGctacttaaaataaaagttgactAAACATGTAAAAAGATAATGTTTAAAAAGTATACCTCTTCAGTCTTTAATGTTTCAAATGAATCGTGCAAAAGAAtgacttaaaataatataatattttcgtcattaacattttattaataaatgttaataaatttttttaattttattcatttaatagtaatcaataaaaactaatattgaatttaaaaataaaacaaaagaattataaataaataattatcttatttttttatttttttcattttttttttctttttcacttcttAACTTTTTCAAGGAACAGTATAACAATGTTAGTTGGATGGAATAATGGCGGACAAGTGGTAGATAAAGttataaatgaatttcttttgAAAAGTAAAGATGAAAGCAGAGACTTGTAAAATAGACTAATTCGTTGAAAGTTATCATAATGGttagagataaaattatttgtgaaCCTCAcaaatttatctttctttttagtTATGGATGTTTTGTCAATTGATTTAATATCTGAacataaaattaagaattaacataaaacattaaaataaaaaaatattatgttcaaTCCGATTTATCTAATCTATATATCGAAAGAATTTTATTGAGTTGAATATTACATATTCAAAGAATTTGCATGAACTAAATTGTTGTTAtctatatttctttttagttaCATGACTTGTCCGACATCGTCCTTCCTAgttaatatattgaaatatttagttagttttagcttcttttttttaaatttgattctttttattttaaaatatcgcAACATCATATAAGTGTTAATGTATTAAGACAttcatacattttaaatttgcaTGAGTAATAGTCCACATACGTATCTGAACacaatttaaacaattataacataaaaataaaaaataaaagaacttgATGGAAAACCGcatcaattaataaaagaattataataggttaacaatttttttataatagattatgtcgtcattattttattggtttgtatatttgaaacgaTCCATCACAAATTATCACATAAACTGTTGTAAAagtattgtaaaaaaaattattaaaaagatatttttcttacaaaCCAAAAACTGATATAAacatgttaaaatgttgtcaaaaatgttattataatgaatataaatacaAGGGctcaaataaaactaaaattccGTTCCTGTTTGATGACGTGTTAATTTCGATGTagaactaaattttttatttttcataaaaaatgtgTTGGACTGAGATTGAGGCTTTAGAGGAAGGTGGGCCTAAACCCGTTTGATGTACTGAGAAAGGGGCCCAGCCCATTTGGGGAACAAGTTACGATATTGAACGGTGGCGGGTGTTGCATGATGGAAGAGATGAGATAGAAGAGAGAGCAGCGAAATGGCTGGTACGATGAAGTTGTCGTTGTCCCTGCCTCTGGCATCCCTCTGTAAAGCCCCCAACTTTCTGAACCCTCCAACCAGCTTTCTGCAAAAGGACAACGTAAACAGCCTCAGAAGAAGCACCAAATGGAACCCTTGTAACGGAAAAAGAGGAGGGATCGTGTGCGGGTTGCCATTACCGGTTGATCCATGGGCACCCACCATTGATTCCCAGAGCATCGCTTCTCAGCTTTTCGCCTTCTCTTTGTTTCCTTATATCGGATTCTTATATTTCATTACCAAGTCCAAGACTGCTCCAAACCTCACCCTCTTTGGCTTCTACTTCTTGCTCGCCTTTGTCGGCGCCACAAGTCAGTCTCTCTCTCTGTCTGTGCCCCTTTTGTTACTGTAATTCTACTACTCTCTCTGATTTCATATGTTTTCAACCTTTTTTCATGGCTCTGCAAAATTGAACAGTACCTGCTGGAATTTACGGTGAGTTTTAAGTTAATTTACTGAAAATGTGCTCAGTTTAAAGAAGATGGACGTGTGATTTGTGTTTCTCACTACAGCGAAGGTTCATTATGGAACTTCTTTGTCCAATGTCGACTGGTTACATGGCGGGGCTGAGTCACTTCTAACTCTCACTAACTTGTTCATTGTGTTGGGCCTCAGAGAGGGTcttagaaaaattgaaaattcacaAGAAGATGAAACTTCATCTACTCCTAATTCAAGCTCGGAGGAGTAAAGGAAGGAACCCAGGTTGCAGGTTTGATATTTGAAGTCGTTTTgttgttaatattattatatcaatGTGTAATTAAGTTGTTGATTGGAATGGAATCTTGCAAAGGTTTGGCCAGCGAATCCAATTTTGATGTGTAATTTTTGATCTGTCGTTCTCTTTTATGCTCTTCACTAGTGTTCTAAAAACTCTCTtataatattgatttatttCTGAGATGACGCAATCTTGTAACTTAATTTGGTTGGTTAGTTGTTCTTTCTGACTACTATGCTCTTGTACTAAAGATGGGGCATTGGGGTTTTACCAAATAGCAATACGGATTTGGAGCAcctataaatttgaaattacatTCTACAAACTGCTAAATTGTGCCAAAACCGTAATTCTAATATTGACTAAAAGGAATGACATTTATAAGTGCTGCAGTTGCTGATTCTTTATTCTAAAATTCTACTTCTGCCTGGAGTTGTCCTATTTTAGGAAGACTATATTGCTCATTGTGTTCCATTTATAGTGCAATCAGGAGAAAAATCCTGGGGTGTTGAAAGGGAAATTCGGGTCAATTTCCACTGGATCAAGTGAGAAATTGAAATCGGGAATTGGAGAATTGGTTGCTGATGTGTTGGTGGAAATGATCTCATTAATATCTGAGTCTGAATAAGGCTTGTTGTAGATTCCGTCAAACTCATTCATCTGGAAAGTTGGGGATGGGAGATAGTTTGATTCCGGTGTTGTTGGAGATAACAGGTGCGTTTGGTATTGATCGCTCAAGAAGTACTCATTCTCTAGGGTCCCAGGAATCAAGCTGTGGTTGTATGGTTTCATGCATCCAGATGAAGTCGAAGGGAAAGTGAAAGGATATGCCATATCTCCATTGTCTAGTTTATCTGTGTTGACAGACAAGATGTTTCTGAACTTTGTAAGGCTTTCTTGTGATGCCTGTGCATGGTGCATGTCAATGTTATGTCTGTGTGTCTTCTCTTGTTTGTCTGGTGACTTAGGTGGCAAAACGGCGTTGTTTCCTTGAGAACAGGTATGCTTTCCTCTGTAGGTTATGTCAAATATTGTGGGATCTTCATCTGATCTCTGCACTTGCTTCGTTGCCCAACAGCCCTGTGTGTTGCGGAAGGTGCACCTATAGTAACTTCTGCAAGTGATATAATGGGTTGTGAATTAGAAGCTGGCCTTGGTCATGTCAATTTTATCCTTAACTATATGTATCATTATCTTTTAAAGCATGACATGATTACGGGAAATCCCCTCACCTGGGATATTTTGCTCCGAGGATGTCTTTCTGACCATATTTTCTCCAGTTGTAGCCATCTTCTTGTGGTCCTTCAAGACCACTCTCGCAGCTCACTCTTACATGATCCATCCATTTGGGCGTTATCTTTCTGAagccaataaaatataaataatttgtcaggagttataatataataatcagACAcagtttatgtttttatgtggCAGAAAACTGCTTCCAAGTCTGTCTAGTAATATTCACCTTTTCTTTGAATCATGTTGAGTTTCTTGGTGATCCTTGATGGCCCCATCAAGATCCTCACTCAGAGGACTTCCATGGACTGATATTGGGGACTCCGGTAACAAAGCTGCAGGTGCTTGACTCGTGGCCTGCAAGTCGGAAGTTGATGCATTGCATCTTAGAATCAGTAGAGCCTTTTCATAAGAAGATAGTATCCTCTGCAGCAGCATGTCTTTTGAGTCAACTGAATACGGCAGTCTCAAGTCTTCCTTCAACTTCCTTGCTAACTCCATCCCTTGAATTAGCTCATTGATGAGTGTGTTCTGCTCCCAGCTCCATTCACTCGccatttttgtgttgtttataaTAATAGTGGCAATGATAGGAGATGGTGATGCTTGATGTTTATCTCATGCCCAATAGTCTGACTTCTATTCTGGAAAAGCACTAGGATCTAGAACCAATAGTTTCTTTTTCTGCAGTTGAGTTTGAAGCTGAAGAGATTTATGAGATCCTGGGAGTGATGAAGTGTAGTAAGCAATGACCATGGACGTAGCCAGAATTAGGATTGGTGGTTTGACGTGGAAGAGAGCGGGAGTGAGGTTAGAGGAGCAAAGGGTGATGAGGTAAGGTATGTTTTTTTTGGGTGAATGAAAAGGTTGTATTTAAAGGGTGGTTTGAGTTGGAAAAAAAAGGAGCAAAAGATTGGAGAGTTGAAAGTCCAAGTTTGACTGAGAAAAGCGAGTTTTTCAGCTAAGACCGAGATTTGGTCAGTGGAGAGTGTGGAGAATAGGAAAATGTGACCGAGTCCACCTGGTGTGGTTAAGTTATATGATTGGTTAATCATAAGTTCATGTTCCTGCGATATATGATTGAATCCAAGAGTTCTAGTAAGAGAATTTTCAAACCTCACTCCGCGTGGACACTTTGTCACTAATAATTCTATAATACTATTACTTTTCATTACATTACCCgactcaaacaaacaaagaaacaTAAGAGACTCCTTACGCGACATGGTTGTTGCCATCAACTCAATTTCTCAGTTGATTTTCGCAAACTATTCATCTAAGACAACATAAAATAGCTACGTAGTTTCATACTCTTAACTATACCTCACTCTATCATCAAATATCTTgttattcatattatttatttttatgtttttttatttattagctTTGTTCATGTGCAACTAGTTTcgatttcttgattaactagGGTTAATTTACTCGAACTTTGCATAcatctataaatatatcattaattatcaaacaaaatttttttataagttaaatttaaaaatgataacaTTAGTAAATAACCTAAAGAAACTGTTAGATTGCGGGTAGTTCCTGTTTTTCACAAGTTAAATATAAGATGTGTTTTTATGAGTAATAGAGAAGAGGCTTAAAGTTCATAACCTGTTTTTCACAAGTTAAATATAAGATGTGTTTTTATGAGTAATAGAGAAGAGGCTTAAA contains:
- the LOC108322969 gene encoding uncharacterized protein LOC108322969 codes for the protein MAGTMKLSLSLPLASLCKAPNFLNPPTSFLQKDNVNSLRRSTKWNPCNGKRGGIVCGLPLPVDPWAPTIDSQSIASQLFAFSLFPYIGFLYFITKSKTAPNLTLFGFYFLLAFVGATIPAGIYAKVHYGTSLSNVDWLHGGAESLLTLTNLFIVLGLREGLRKIENSQEDETSSTPNSSSEE
- the LOC108322968 gene encoding probable WRKY transcription factor 41, with translation MASEWSWEQNTLINELIQGMELARKLKEDLRLPYSVDSKDMLLQRILSSYEKALLILRCNASTSDLQATSQAPAALLPESPISVHGSPLSEDLDGAIKDHQETQHDSKKRKITPKWMDHVRVSCESGLEGPQEDGYNWRKYGQKDILGAKYPRSYYRCTFRNTQGCWATKQVQRSDEDPTIFDITYRGKHTCSQGNNAVLPPKSPDKQEKTHRHNIDMHHAQASQESLTKFRNILSVNTDKLDNGDMAYPFTFPSTSSGCMKPYNHSLIPGTLENEYFLSDQYQTHLLSPTTPESNYLPSPTFQMNEFDGIYNKPYSDSDINEIISTNTSATNSPIPDFNFSLDPVEIDPNFPFNTPGFFS